CTGCTCCCGATGAGTGAAATTCAGGAGCGGGCAGGAGAACTGGAAGACCTCCGTTCTGAGGAAATCATCGTCTACTGCCATCACGGCATGCGGAGTCTGCAGGTCGCCAGCTGGCTGTCACAAAATGGTTTTACGAATGTCAAAAGTATGCAGGGGGGCATCGATGCCTGGTCCTGCGAAATCGATGATACCAAACCGCGGTATTAAACCCGAACATAGCCGCGGCAAGTCCGCGTTGATACAATGTGCTCTCCGTCTTTAATGCAACACCTGATGAATCCACTGTGGGAGTTTGAGATGTCTTACGAACATGTCTTTTATCTGTTTCCGCTGGTCGTCGGAATGGTCCTCAGCAATACCGCTCAGGCCACCGCAGCCGATGAGCCCCTGGTCTTCATTTCGGCATTCGCAGCTGGTGAAGAGGGTGCCATCCATGCTTACAAATTCAATCCCGAGACAGGTGAGCTCACGCAGGTCGCACGGACCGCTGATGTCGAGCATCCCTTCTTCCTCGCCGTGTCGCCCGACAACCGCTACCTGTACTCGATCCATGCCCCCGGTAAATTCAGCGGCAAAGACAATGAATTTGTCTCCGCCTTCGAACTGGAGGAACGCACCGGCAAACTGAAGCTGCTCAATCGGCAGTCCTCACTGGGAACCGCTTCCTGTTACCTGGATATCGATGACACCGGTAAAGCAGTTGTGGTTGCCAACTATACCACAGGCAGTGTCGCTTCCCTCCCCGTCAATGCCGATGGCTCGCTGGGAGAAGCAGCCACGTTCGTGCAGCACGAGGGTTCCAGCGTGAATCCCAAGCGTCAAAAAGAACCGCACGCCCACTGCAGCGTCATCAGCCCGGACCAGAAATATGTCTTCGCCGCCGACCTGGGGCTCGACAAAATCATGGCTTACAAACTGGATCCCCAGACCGCGAAACTGACTCCCGCTACGCAGCCGTTTGTCAGAACCATCCCCGGTGCCGGCCCGCGTCATCTGACCTTCCATCCGAATGGAAAGCAGATGTATGTCATCAACGAACTCAAGAATTCCATCACGGAATTCGATTACGATCCCGCAACCGGCTTTCTGACCGAAGGCCAGACCATCGACACCCTGCCCGCTGACTTCACCGATGTCAGCCACTGTGCCGACCTGAAATTCACTCCCGATGGTCGGTTCCTCTACGGGACGAATCGCGGCCATGACAGTCTGGCGGCTTACAGTGTTGACCCAGAGGGAAAATTATCGCTGATCGAAATCATCCCCAGTCTGGGCAAAGGACCACAGAACCTGGTCATTACCGCGGACGGGAAGCATCTGCTCTGTGCGAATATGCCGGGGAATAACGTCGTGGTCTTCGCCATCGATCAGCAGACCGGCAAACTGACGGCCGTCGGCGAACCGATCTCCATCCCCAGCCCGTCCTGCATCATGATTCGTTAACTGGCACAGCAGAAAGGAATTCTACTCGGACGGCGTCTCAGCCTTGGATGGCTCGTCTTCGCTCTCTTCCGGGTGTTTTGCATCATACTGTTCCATCAGCAGAGAGGGGCAGGTTTCTTCCTCTTCGCACTGTTTGCAAATCACCTGAATCAGGTCGGCACCGCCCAGGCGCAGCTGATTTTCTTCGCAATACTTGTAGAGTTCCTTTAAATGCGTACAGACCATGACGGGGCCTCCTCTCTATCAGATAATCGCTCCCTTTGAGAACAGGGAGCGGTGAATTGTGTGACTCTCTCCATTTTTGATTTTCTGCCGATTTCCTGCAAGAGGAAAATGGGAATAACGCGGTCTCTTTCGGCTGGAGTTGCTTCCGCAGCAACAGTCACAGTACGATACGGAAACGGCCCCGTGGCCTTCCCACTGTATGTTATTTAAGGTCGTTAGCGCTGCGATCCTCATTGAAAACCGAACTCATTGAAATCCGAACCAGGACAAGCAACTCATGACTCACTCCTCTGAACCCTGGACGTTTCTGCATGTCAATGACAGTCATATGGGTACGGCTCGCTCTTACCGCTTTCGGCCGGCGATCAACAAACGCTGGGCTGCCATCAAACAGCAGATGTCAGAGATCGATGCCGACCTCCTGCTCCACGGCGGCGACCTGACGCGCGACGGCGACACGCACGAGTTCGAATACCAGCAGGCCCGCGAAGATCTGAATACACTCCCCTTCCCCACATTCATCATCCCCGGGAACATGGATGTCGGCAACAAACACACCGCCGTCAACGGAGTCAAACCGCGGTGGGATCCCAAAGGCCTGGGCTGGAATGACCCGGATCTGAATATGACCGGCGAACGCCTGGATCTCTTCAGCAACTACTTTGGCCCTCTGCAGTGGACCTTCATGCACAAAGAGATCCGCTTCACCGGCTTTTATGCCGCCGTCGCAGGCACGGGTCTCCCCCATGAAGACCGCTTCTGGCGCATGCTGGAACAACTCCCCGATCTGCCTGCAGGAAAACATCATGTCGCCGTCATGCATTACTGGCCCTTCATGGAATCCCCTGATGAACCGGACTGGGACCCAACCAAAGGCGAGGAATACGACAACTGGTATTTCTCAATCAATCCGCCACACAGACAAAGATTGTGGGAGATCCTCAAAGCAGCCAAAGTGGAGATTCTGTTTTGCGGTCACGTCCATACGGGACGCGCCGTGCAACACATCGACGGCATTCGCATCTATCGCACCCAGGCGGCAGGCAACACCGGACAGCTGGCAGAACGCTGGCCCGAAGCTGACACCCGCTTTGGATTTCATCGCTGCGATGTTTCAGAAGCCGGGATCGACGTCACCTTCATCCCCGGCCTCGACCAGTGCGACGAGTTCGGCACTTTCGGACCGCTGGGGCATCCCCCGGTCGAAGAACGTGATTACTCGGTCGCGGAAGAAAAACCGCCGCTGATTCCCGATGCCCATCATTAATTCCCATTGGAGAGATCAACCATGCACGGACGCGTTTTTATTGCAGTCAGTCTGGACGGATTCATCGCCCGTAAAGATGGCTCCCTCGACTGGCTTCCCGGCAGTGATGGTGCCGGCGATCAGACGGCTGAAGATTTCGGTTACCAGCAGTTCATGGACGGAATCGACGTTCTCGTGATGGGCCGCCATACGTTCGAAACAGTCCTCTCCTTCGGCACCTGGCCCTACGGCGACAAACGGGTGATCGTCCTCAGCAGCCAGTCGCTTAGTCTACCAGATCATCTGCCCGCCTCGGTCGAAGTCAGAAACAGTTCGCCCACACAGCTGTTTCAGGATCTGACAGAAGAGGGTCTGAACAATGCCTACATCGACGGCGGCATTACGATCCAGCGATTTCTCGCAGCCGGACTGATCGACGAGCTGATCATCACGCGCATTCCCACCTTGATTGGCGAGGGACTCCCCCTGTTCGGCGCACTCGCGCAAGACATTCCGCTTCAGCACCGAGAGACACGTTCCTTTGATAACGGTTTCGTCCAAAGCCGATATGCAGTGCAGAATGCAGTATCTTCAGACTGATTGTTTTTGCGACGAAATTCCCGGGATTCCGCTTCCCGCCTGAGGCGAAATCGCAGTATACTCCAGAGCAGAAGACACCCATCCCGTGTGGGAAGCCTCCCCGCTATGCCCTGCCCGTCTGATTCACGAAAGGAACAGACCATGTCAACGCGAATTATTGCCTGCACTCTCATCTGCCTACTCTCATCCACGCTGCTTTCAGCAGCAGATAAACCCGATAAAACTGCTGTCCTCGATGCCGAACTGCTCAAAGCAGTCAAAACGCTGGACGAAGCCTTTTCCAAGCGGGACAAGGAAACGATTCGCCGGATGACCGATGAGCGGCACATTTCCATCGCACCCAGCTACCAGTTTTTCAGCCAGAAAGATCAACTGGAGGCTCTGCCCGAACTCAAGCTGACCCTCTTCAAGGCCAGCCCGAAAAAGATCATCCACACCACACCGAGCGCGGCCATCATCACCTACGAAGCCCAGATTGAAGGAACCTTCGAAGGTAAGCAGCTGGCGAAGCATGTGCAGATTCTGGAATGCTGGATCAAACGCAAGGGAGAGTGGCTCGAAGTCTCCTACCAGGAAACGCCCATTCCCTGATCGAACCGGTCGTAGCGCAGGAACATCAGGAATCAGCGGGTTCCTGTGCTGCCTCCTTCATCCAGGTCTGCAGCATGTCACGCAGCATGCCCAGTTCCTTCCACAATTGCCCCTGGTCTTTGTTCGCATGTTCGAAGCACCAGGGCCCCCGAAATCCGGCCTGCCAGCCAATCTCGAAACAGCGTTTGAGATCATACAGCGGATGCTCACCGCGGGGACCA
This genomic interval from Gimesia chilikensis contains the following:
- a CDS encoding rhodanese-like domain-containing protein; amino-acid sequence: MHSLETDCRTVKQKLDSDQNFVLLDCREQNEYDHVHIDAARLLPMSEIQERAGELEDLRSEEIIVYCHHGMRSLQVASWLSQNGFTNVKSMQGGIDAWSCEIDDTKPRY
- a CDS encoding lactonase family protein — translated: MSYEHVFYLFPLVVGMVLSNTAQATAADEPLVFISAFAAGEEGAIHAYKFNPETGELTQVARTADVEHPFFLAVSPDNRYLYSIHAPGKFSGKDNEFVSAFELEERTGKLKLLNRQSSLGTASCYLDIDDTGKAVVVANYTTGSVASLPVNADGSLGEAATFVQHEGSSVNPKRQKEPHAHCSVISPDQKYVFAADLGLDKIMAYKLDPQTAKLTPATQPFVRTIPGAGPRHLTFHPNGKQMYVINELKNSITEFDYDPATGFLTEGQTIDTLPADFTDVSHCADLKFTPDGRFLYGTNRGHDSLAAYSVDPEGKLSLIEIIPSLGKGPQNLVITADGKHLLCANMPGNNVVVFAIDQQTGKLTAVGEPISIPSPSCIMIR
- a CDS encoding metallophosphoesterase family protein: MTHSSEPWTFLHVNDSHMGTARSYRFRPAINKRWAAIKQQMSEIDADLLLHGGDLTRDGDTHEFEYQQAREDLNTLPFPTFIIPGNMDVGNKHTAVNGVKPRWDPKGLGWNDPDLNMTGERLDLFSNYFGPLQWTFMHKEIRFTGFYAAVAGTGLPHEDRFWRMLEQLPDLPAGKHHVAVMHYWPFMESPDEPDWDPTKGEEYDNWYFSINPPHRQRLWEILKAAKVEILFCGHVHTGRAVQHIDGIRIYRTQAAGNTGQLAERWPEADTRFGFHRCDVSEAGIDVTFIPGLDQCDEFGTFGPLGHPPVEERDYSVAEEKPPLIPDAHH
- a CDS encoding dihydrofolate reductase family protein translates to MHGRVFIAVSLDGFIARKDGSLDWLPGSDGAGDQTAEDFGYQQFMDGIDVLVMGRHTFETVLSFGTWPYGDKRVIVLSSQSLSLPDHLPASVEVRNSSPTQLFQDLTEEGLNNAYIDGGITIQRFLAAGLIDELIITRIPTLIGEGLPLFGALAQDIPLQHRETRSFDNGFVQSRYAVQNAVSSD
- a CDS encoding nuclear transport factor 2 family protein; translated protein: MSTRIIACTLICLLSSTLLSAADKPDKTAVLDAELLKAVKTLDEAFSKRDKETIRRMTDERHISIAPSYQFFSQKDQLEALPELKLTLFKASPKKIIHTTPSAAIITYEAQIEGTFEGKQLAKHVQILECWIKRKGEWLEVSYQETPIP